The following proteins are co-located in the Cryptosporidium parvum Iowa II chromosome 6, whole genome shotgun sequence genome:
- a CDS encoding hypothetical protein (cryptosporidium MEDLE family of secreted proteins, domain similar to KOG0943, predicted ubiquitin-protein ligase/hyperplastic discs protein, HECT superfamily), whose translation MFIKSKILLLFIYFMFLFENVTDDFLVKKEISLIKIRNEIPNEGSSSSGNNNSEGLSRGGKKPVLRSMRTLPLKGSEKSLHCHHRHHHKDKHCHGKKKHIVHQHIPSKPKGKNTIRLLRALRMKDPDDPEQNPSDMPSDEPHHSDDEEELCDDDDDDDDDDDEICDDEEEEKRQKEKEREEMENKHDQIDSGRKRQHKRKVRKNKNKSRPRGSGKHFSEKICGPCKNINMEDLE comes from the coding sequence ATGTTTATAAAAAGCAAaattttactattatttatttactttatGTTTTTGTTTGAAAATGTAACCGATGATTTTTTggttaaaaaagaaatttcattaataaaaattaggAATGAAATACCAAATGAAGGCTCTTCAAGTTctggtaataataattctgaaGGTTTGAGTAGAGGTGGAAAAAAGCCTGTGCTTAGGAGTATGAGAACATTACCACTCAAAGGTTCTGAAAAGTCTCTTCATTGTCATCATCGTCATCATCATAAAGACAAGCACTGCCAtggtaaaaaaaaacatattGTTCATCAACATATCCCTAGCAAACCAAAAGGAAAGAATACGATCCGTCTTCTTAGAGCTTTACGAATGAAAGATCCGGATGATCCTGAACAAAATCCATCTGATATGCCATCAGATGAGCCTCATCATtctgatgatgaagaagaattatGCGATGATGACGACGATGACGATGACGATGATGACGAAATATGTGATGAtgaagaggaagaaaaaCGTcagaaagaaaaggaaagaGAGGAAATGGAGAATAAACACGATCAAATAGATTCAGGTCGAAAACGTCAACataaaagaaaagtaaggaaaaataaaaataagtCAAGGCCAAGAGGTTCTGGAAAGCacttttcagaaaaaatatGTGGTCCAtgcaaaaatattaatatggaagatttggaataa
- a CDS encoding hypothetical protein (cryptosporidium MEDLE family of secreted proteins, signal peptide, domain similar to daxx, KOG2243): protein MFIKSKILLLFIYFMFLFENVTDDFLVKKEISLIKIRNEIPNEGSSSSGNNNSEGLSRGRKKPVLRSMRTLSLEGFEKSSHCHHPHKKKHCHDKKQNIAYQYIPGESSGKKVIFHVPTLKMKDPDDPEQNPSDMPSDEPHNSDDEESCDDEDADEQPCDDEKEEEEKYQKEKEKEEMENKHDQVDSGRKRQHKRKIRKNKNNSRPRGSGKHFSEKICGPCKNINMEDLE, encoded by the coding sequence ATGTTTATAAAAAGCAAaattttactattatttatttactttatGTTTTTGTTTGAAAATGTAACCGATGATTTTTTggttaaaaaagaaatttcattaataaaaattaggAATGAAATACCAAATGAAGGCTCTTCAAGTTctggtaataataattctgaaGGTTTGAGTAGAGGTAGAAAAAAGCCTGTGCTTAGGAGTATGAGAACATTATCATTAGAAGGTTTTGAAAAGTCTTCTCATTGTCATCATCCtcataaaaaaaaacattgtcatgataaaaaacaaaacaTTGCTTATCAATATATCCCTGGTGAATCATCAGggaaaaaagttattttccATGTGCCGACTCTAAAAATGAAAGATCCAGATGATCCTGAACAAAATCCATCTGATATGCCATCAGATGAGCCTCATAATtctgatgatgaagaatcATGCGATGATGAAGATGCTGATGAACAACCATGCGAtgatgaaaaagaagaagaagaaaaatatcagaaagaaaaggaaaaagagGAAATGGAGAATAAACATGATCAAGTAGATTCAGGTCGAAAACGTCAacataaaagaaaaataagaaaaaataaaaacaattCAAGGCCAAGAGGTTCTGGAAAGCacttttcagaaaaaatatGTGGTCCAtgcaaaaatattaatatggaagatttggaataa